The following are encoded in a window of Sutcliffiella horikoshii genomic DNA:
- a CDS encoding ABC transporter permease, which yields MENRVTKNLYFIPYALWIALFVIAPILLVLYYSFFNIEGALSLENYQKFFTPVYLKMTLSSFWYAFLITAITLLIAYPTALLLTKTRHKYLWLLLLIVPSWINLLLKAYAFLGIFGTYGMANSFLEVIGIGSQQILFTDFSFVFVSVYIFIPFMILPIFNALNELNPTLTDAANDLGASRLTTFWRVTLPLTLDGVKVGCQIVFIPALSLFMLTRLIAGNRVITLGTAIEQHFLVTQDWGMGSTIAVFLIIIMFLFMKLTGSRKRGI from the coding sequence ATGGAAAATAGAGTAACGAAAAATCTTTACTTTATCCCGTATGCTCTTTGGATTGCGCTATTCGTCATAGCGCCGATATTACTGGTTCTCTATTATTCTTTTTTTAATATAGAGGGCGCCTTGTCACTAGAAAACTATCAAAAATTCTTTACTCCCGTCTATTTAAAAATGACATTGAGTTCGTTTTGGTATGCCTTTCTGATCACGGCCATTACCCTGTTGATAGCCTATCCGACGGCATTATTATTAACAAAAACCCGTCACAAATATTTGTGGCTGTTGTTGCTTATTGTTCCTTCTTGGATCAACCTGCTTTTAAAAGCTTATGCCTTCCTAGGTATCTTTGGTACTTATGGAATGGCCAACAGCTTTTTAGAAGTAATTGGGATCGGTTCCCAGCAGATATTATTCACAGACTTCAGTTTTGTGTTTGTTTCGGTCTATATTTTCATTCCATTTATGATCCTGCCGATTTTCAACGCTTTAAATGAACTGAATCCGACACTAACTGATGCTGCAAATGACTTAGGTGCATCCCGCCTAACAACGTTTTGGAGGGTCACATTGCCTCTTACATTGGACGGAGTAAAGGTCGGATGTCAGATTGTTTTTATCCCGGCATTATCCTTGTTTATGCTTACAAGATTGATTGCCGGTAACAGGGTGATTACCCTTGGAACAGCGATAGAACAACATTTCCTTGTCACTCAAGACTGGGGAATGGGTTCGACCATTGCCGTATTTTTAATTATCATCATGTTCCTTTTCATGAAATTGACTGGCAGCAGAAAGCGAGGAATCTAA
- a CDS encoding ABC transporter permease produces MGNRKTSPLSTLFLVLIFTILYLPIFFLVFYSFNSGGTMYDFEGFTLDWYKELFADTRLLIIVLNTLLIALLSALISTVIGVMGAIAIYSFKNRKTKNTLLSLNNVLIVSPDVIIGASFLILFTMAGIKLGMFSVLLSHIAFCVPIVVLMVLPKLLEMSPTLIDAAHDLGASRWDVMRKVVLPYITPGIFAGFFMALTYSLDDFAVTFFVTGNGFTTLSVEIYSLARRGIALNINALSTLLFLFTIVLVIVYYFITVRNKPTGMGVRR; encoded by the coding sequence ATGGGTAATAGAAAAACATCTCCATTATCGACGTTATTTCTCGTCTTGATTTTTACGATTCTTTACCTTCCTATCTTCTTCCTTGTGTTTTACTCGTTTAACAGCGGAGGAACAATGTATGATTTTGAAGGCTTTACATTGGATTGGTATAAAGAGCTTTTTGCTGATACGCGACTACTAATCATTGTATTGAACACGCTATTGATCGCTTTACTTTCGGCCCTGATCTCCACCGTTATCGGAGTGATGGGAGCAATCGCTATTTATTCTTTTAAAAATAGGAAAACCAAAAACACGTTATTATCTTTAAATAACGTATTAATTGTCAGTCCTGACGTTATTATCGGCGCTTCCTTCCTTATTCTCTTTACGATGGCCGGAATCAAGCTTGGCATGTTCTCTGTTCTGTTATCCCATATTGCCTTTTGTGTACCCATCGTTGTGTTAATGGTACTGCCAAAGCTATTGGAAATGAGTCCAACCTTGATTGATGCGGCCCATGATTTAGGAGCTAGCCGCTGGGATGTAATGAGAAAGGTTGTGCTGCCATATATCACACCGGGAATATTTGCCGGATTTTTTATGGCGCTGACCTATTCCCTAGATGATTTCGCCGTTACATTCTTTGTGACAGGAAACGGTTTTACCACCCTTTCTGTTGAAATTTACTCTCTTGCGCGCCGGGGAATTGCATTAAACATTAACGCACTATCTACATTACTATTCCTGTTCACCATCGTTCTTGTGATTGTGTACTACTTCATCACAGTTCGTAATAAGCCTACTGGAATGGGGGTCAGACGATGA